AGATTTTGGGCAATCTGGCAAGGGTTTTACTGGTTTAGCAACGAGCCAAGCGGTTGAATTGATGGTGCATCATTTGCCACATAACCCTAAGGAAGTGTTATGGGCGAACAAGAAGCTGCCATTGTTGCATTCTAAGCGCGCATATTCGCTAGCAAGTGCTGGCGCATTTTGGGACGCTGACACACAAAAATTACAGGTGAAACTAGCGTTGAATAAGTCGCAGCAACAGCTTGTAATTAAAAAGCACTAAGATATTAATTGACACTAAAACATGGACGTTTTAGTTAACTTTTCAACAAACTCTTTACTCCTAAGTAAGCCCCTAAAAGTTTGTTTGGTTTCAAAGCTTTTATGTATTTGGACGTGCTCTAACCAGTGCTCTAGCCAAATTAAACTCAACTTACTTACTAATTGCTCTCGAATAACATCCAAGTAATATGACAAACATACGGGTTTGCATACGTATTCAATATCCCATAATTCAAGGAAAGCAGTTATCGCGCCCCTAGCTAATAAAATAACGATTTTCATTCAACAATAGCCAATAAACAGGAGAATAATGCCTTTTTATCTTCCTATTGAGTTAATCGCTAGCACATATAAATCAAGTAATTAAGGTGCTTAACGTCATAGTACAGGCGATTTATTCTTCGAGAGTTTCCCATCTTTTATATGACAAATTAACTTGTGTTTTTTAATTTTTTGAAAGCGCTTACATGTTGATTTTGTTGGCCTTGTTGGTAATTGCTGACAAAGATGAATACGTATGCAAAATGTGTTTTTAGCTTAGGCTGCAAATTACTATTAGCATATCCATCTGTACCTATGTCATGAGCTTAGTGTCACGAGCTGTATGTGAGAGGGGCGTTGGAACTATCAATTATTAATAAGAAGTCATCACATCAGCGGGATGCTGAATACAATTAAAACAACAAGGATGAAACGGGGGAGAAACCTACATGTTAAAGTTCAAACCAAGCAAAGTAACGCTTGCCATGGTTTCTGGTGGTTTAATGGCGACCAGCTTACCAGTACTTGCCCAAAACGCTGACGAACAAGCGGCAGAGCAAGAAGTTGAAATTATTGAAGTACGTGGTATCCGCGGCTCATTACAACGCGCACAAGCGATCAAAATGAGTGAGAAGTCGATTGTTGAAGTACTTTCAGCAGAAGATATTGGTAAATTACCAGATACTTCAATTGCAGAATCTTTGTCGCGTTTACCGGGTGTAACGGGTGAGCGTCGTAACGGTCGTACTAGTGGCTTATCGGTACGTGGTTTCAATGAAAACTTCGTTGCCACTTCACTTAACGGTCGTGAACTTTTAGGTATGGGTGACAACCGTGGTGTTGAATTTGACTTATACCCAACCGAAATTGTTTCAAATATCGTGGTTTACAAGTCGCCAGAAGCTGGCTTATTAAACCAAGGTATTGGTGGCACCATAGACCTACAAACGGTTAGCCCACTAAACACGACTGAGCGCACACTAGCGTTTAACGCGTCATACGAAGAAAACGGTGACGAAGCCGCAAACCCTGACTTTGACAACAACGGCCATCGCTTATCTTTCAACTATGTTGATAAGTTTATGGACGACACTTTAGGTTTAGCACTTGTTATTGCGTCACAAGAAACGCCGCGTCAGGAAGAGCAATTCCGCGCATGGGGTGACGGCAACTATGCAACAGATCCTGATGGCAATTTTATTATAGGTGGCCACGATTCGTTTGTTCGTTCTGCGATGCTTGAGCGTGACTCAATTGCCGCAGTTGTTGAATATGCACCAACTGATGATTTAAAAATTCAATTTGATGCCTTATACATCGACTTCGAAGAAAACGACGTGAAACGTGGTCTTGAAGAAGGTTTAATTTGGGGCGGTGTAAATTACACCTCAACTAACGTTGAAGATGGTTTTGTAACCTCTGGCTTTTACGATGGCTTCCATTCTGTTGTTCGTAACGATGGCTTAAGCCAAGAAGCAGAATTAACGACATTCGGCTTAAACATTGAGTATGCGATTAACGATGATTGGACGTTAGTTGCTGACTTCTCTACAGGTGAAGTTGATAAAGACATTATTGACGTAGAAAGCTACTCAGGTGTTGGCCGTGCAGGTACTGACGGTCGCCCAACGCCAGCACGTTCATGGCAACAAACGTCATCAGGCATCTTCTTTAGTCCGCACCCGACATTATCTGATGTCGACTATACCGATGAAAACTTAATTCGTTTAGCTGGCCCACAAGCATGGGGTGCGCCAGTGATTGGTGCAGATGCACAAGATGGCTTTATTAACCGTCCAACGTTCGAAGAAGAGCTTGATGCCATTCGTCTAGAAGTTAACGGTGTACTTGAGTACGGTATTGTGTCTGGTCTAACTGCAGGTGTGGCTTATGCAGACCGCAAGAAAGAGAAGATCAACGAAGGTGATTACTTAACTGCACCAACATACCCAGGTGACGGTCCTATTCCGGATGTGTTGGGTGTTGCTGACTTAAGCTTCCTAGGTTTAGGTGGTGTCTTAGCTTACGACAGTGTTGGTTTGTACCGCAGCGGTTATTACACAGAAACGCCAGCGTCATTAGTACAAACAGACCGCTTGGGCGATACCTACACAGTTAACGAAGAGCAAACCACGGTTTACGTAAAAGTAGATCTAGATGCTGACTTTGGCGGCGTATACATGACCGGTAACTTCGGCTTGCAGTACGTTGATGTTGACCAAGAATCTTTCGGTTTCTCAACGGTTGAGAATGCGCAAGGTTTTGTTGAAGCAACACCTGTTAGCGGTGGTGACTCATACGGTGACTTACTACCAACGTTAAACTTAAGTTTCGAAGTTGCTGAAAATCAGTTTGTTCGTACCGCTATGGCAAAAGTATTAACACGCCCACGTATCGATGATATGCGTCCTAATGCGCGTGCTACTTTTGCCTACAACGATAACCAAATTAACAGTGCAGATCCTTCAAATGGCCCATGGAGCGGTAACTCAGGTAACCCGCTGTTAAAACCATATGAAGCAAACCAGTTCGACTTATCTTACGAGAACTACTACGCTGATGATGGCTACTTTGCTGCGACTTTCTTCTACAAAGAACTAACAAACTGGCACCGTAGTACGTCAATCTTAACTGACTTCACGCCAGTGTATATCCCATCGCTACATCAAGACTCAAACGGCAATGCACCAGCCACCCTAAACGGCTTTGTTGATGCTAACATTGATGGTTTCGAAGGTTTTGTGCGCGGTTACGAATTCCAAGCAAGTTTACCACTTCGTTTAGTTGCTGATGCACTTGATGGCTTTGGTATTGTGGCGAGCGCAACATACCTTGATGGCGAGCTAGACGAAAACGAAGAGGCAGGTGTTCCTGCTGGCCGTGTTCCCGGTTTGTCTGAAGAGTCTTACTCATTCACCGCTTACTATGAAAATAACGGTTGGGAAGTGCGTATCTCGGGTACTAAGCGTGATGAGTTCGTGACTGAAACTCGTGGTACCAGCTTAGCGTTAACCGAAGTTGCACGCCAAGGTGCTGAACTTTGGGATGCACAAATTGGTTACGACTTTGATGCGTCAGGTATTGAGTCGTTAAAAGGCTTGCGTATTACGTTGCAAGGCCAAAACTTAACAGATGAAGACGATGTTGAGGTGAACTTAGACGATCCGCGTTTAGTGGTACGTCATCAGTCATTCGGCCGTAACTTTATCTTAGGCTTAAACTACCGCTTCTAATTTGATGCGGTAAACCTAGCGAATAAAACCTGCTAAATTCCTATTTAGCAGGTTTTTTGTTTTTGGCTCTTTTACTTTGGCTCCTCTAGTTTGATTAAGCTCACTTTTTTCGCTGTAAAAGTGGGTACACTAAGAAGCTAGAAAATTATAAAAAATAAAACATTAACAATAATTACGATAAGCAGTCTTATACAATAACGTCAATATATGATGAACAACTCAACGAAAGCGGAATCTTCAATGTTACATTCTCAACCCATCCGAAAAGTCGTCATTTTAGGTGGTGGCACCGCAGGCTGGATTTCAGCAGCCTTACTTAAAAAGTTACTTGGAGAGGCAGTTGCCATTGAACTCGTTGAGTCTGAAACTATAGGCACAGTAGGGGTTGGTGAAGCCACGATTCCCCCGATTCAAGTGCTTAATTCTGTACTTGGCATTAACGAGGCGGAGTTTTTAAGGGAAACCAAAGCAACCATTAAGCTGGCTATTCGTTTCGAAAATTGGAAACAACAAGGTCACCAGTACTACCACTCATTTGGCGCGATTGGCAAAAGCATGGCGTTTTGCCATTTTCATCATTTGCTTAAACGCGCTGGTGGTTTAGATGACGAATCTCAGCTGTGGCAATATGACTTAAATTACCTGTGTGCAGAAGCAGGCAAGTTCGCCAAAATAAAAAGCAAAGATCCGATTATTGATATGCCTTACGCCTATCATTTTGACGCGGGGTTGTATGCTCAGTACTTGCGAAAGTTTAGTGAAAAGCTGGGTGTTGTTCGCACGGAAGGCTTGGTTGAACAGGTTGTTCAATGTCAGCAAAGCGGCAGTGTTCAAGCACTTGTATTAAAAAGTGGGCAAAAGGTGACAGGCGATTTGTTTATCGACTGCTCAGGTTTTAAAGGCTTGCTGATTCAAGACACCTTGCGCACTGGCTACGAAGATTGGAGTCATTGGCTGCAGTGCGATAGTGCGCTTGCTGTGCCAACAGAGCGACATGAAAAAACGGCACCTTATACCCGTTCAATCGCACATAGTGCAGGCTGGCAATGGCGTATTCCACTGCAGCATCGAAACGGTAATGGCCTAGTTTACTCGAGCAGCCATTACTCGCAGCAAGAAGCCGCTGATATTTTGATGAGCAACATCGACACTAAACCGCTTGCTGATCCGAAACTCATTCGCTTTCAAACCGGTCGCCGTTATCAGCAATGGCATAAAAATGTGATTGCCGTTGGCCTTGCTAGTGGCTTTCTAGAGCCGCTGGAGTCCACCAGTATTCATTTAATTCAGTCGGCCGTTGTGCGCTTAGTACACTTGTTCCCACACCAAGGCATTACGACGGATATTGTCGATGAATACAATAAACAATCGAAAGTTGAGTTTGAGCAAATTCGCGACTTTTTAATTCTGCATTATCACGTTACAGAGCGCACCGATAGCCAGTTTTGGCGTGATATGCGGGCAATGGAAATTCCAGATAGCTTGCGCCACAAAATTGCTTTGTTCCAAGAGAATGGTCGTCTATTTCGCGATCAAAACGACTTATTCTTGGAGAACTCTTGGCTTCAGGTCATGGTGGGGCAGGGCATTATTCCGAAAGATTACCACCCCACGGCTAATAGTATGTCGCTTGAATATATTGAAGAGACGTTGAAAAAAATCAAAGCGATTAAAGCGGATCCGGTCAGTAAGCTACCATCGCATGATGAGTTTTTAGCTCACTATTGCAAATTAGGAAAATAGTGTCAGCTTGGAAAATAGCGTCAGTTAGAAAGTCAGTGGTAGTTAACAAAATAGCGAGGAGTTGTGCACTCAATGAATAAGCCATTCAATATTGTTATTCTAGGGGGCGGTACCGCAGGCTGGATGGCGGCTAATCTATTTGCCAAGCGCTGGGGCAATAAGGTGAAAGTGACCTTAGTGGAATCGCCTGATGTTGGTATTATTGGCGTAGGCGAGGGCTCTACGCCTAGCTTGAAACGCTTTTTTGAAATCTTGGGCATTGAAGAGCACCAGTGGATGGCGCGTTGTCAGGCAACTTACAAACTCAATATTCGTTTTAATGATTGGTCTCCGGCATCCGGTATTACCAGTTATAGCCACCCATTCCCTGCACAAGTAGACACTTTCACCAAACGCGCTTTTATGGTGAATGCGCAAACTCGCCGAATGGGCCTAGACACGCATATTCAACCGGAAGACTTTCTACTTAATGGTGTCCTAGCACGTCAAGGGAAAGGGCCAAAGGTAGGGGCTCACTTCCCCTTTAAAATGGAATACGGTTACCACTTTAACTCAGCATTACTGGGGGAGTTTTTAGCAGAATTTGCACAGGGTCTCGGTGTTGATTACCAGCAAGCGCATATCGCCGACATTACCCGTTTAGAAAATGGCAATATCAATTCACTTGTTACCGATCAAGGGGAAGCTATTTCCGCTGATTTTTTTGTTGATTGCACTGGCTTTGCTGGCTTGTTGATGGAAAAAACACTAGGGGTGGGTTTTAACTCCTACAAAGAAAACTTGTTCAATGATGCCGCAGTGGTGCTGCAAACACCTTACTCGCCAGAGCAGGCTGCTCAGATTCCCGTTGAAACTGAATCAACGGCATTGTCGGCGGGTTGGTGTTGGAAAATTCCTTTAACAGAGCGCTTTGGCAATGGTTATGTCTATAGCCAAGACTTTATTAGCGCGGAGCAAGCAGAGCAAGAATTTCGACAACACCTTGGTGTGTTAGATGACAATGTTGAAGTTCGGCATTTAAAAATGAAAGTCGGGCAACTGAATCAACACTGGTCACATAATTGTTTGGCGCTTGGCTTATCACAAGGCTTTATTGAACCACTTGAAGCAACAGCGCTGCACCTTGTGCAAGTGAGTATCGAGCTGTTTATGCAAAAACTTGAAGCAGGGCACTTTAGTGCTCAATATCAAGCGGAATATAACGAACTGGTTTCAGAGCGATTTGAACGGGTGCGCGATTACATAGTTGCTCACTATAAACTGAATACCCGAAACGACAGTGAGTATTGGCGAGCTAACCGCGACAATATGAAGCTTTCTGATTCGCTAAAGGAAATTCTTCACGTTTGGTATAGCCGAGGCGATATTGCCAAAGAAATCGCACGAAAAAACATTAGTAGCCATTTTGATGAGATCTCATGGCATTGTTTATTGGCAGGCTATGGCGCGTTTCCGCTGTTACACCCAAATCAGCCGGGCAAGGGTGACTTATACCAAGAAAAAGATATTCAAGCCTTCTTGGCAGGATGTGCGTTAAACTTTGATAGGCATAATACGAATCTATCGATGTAATACATTGA
This Thalassotalea euphylliae DNA region includes the following protein-coding sequences:
- a CDS encoding tryptophan halogenase family protein; translated protein: MLHSQPIRKVVILGGGTAGWISAALLKKLLGEAVAIELVESETIGTVGVGEATIPPIQVLNSVLGINEAEFLRETKATIKLAIRFENWKQQGHQYYHSFGAIGKSMAFCHFHHLLKRAGGLDDESQLWQYDLNYLCAEAGKFAKIKSKDPIIDMPYAYHFDAGLYAQYLRKFSEKLGVVRTEGLVEQVVQCQQSGSVQALVLKSGQKVTGDLFIDCSGFKGLLIQDTLRTGYEDWSHWLQCDSALAVPTERHEKTAPYTRSIAHSAGWQWRIPLQHRNGNGLVYSSSHYSQQEAADILMSNIDTKPLADPKLIRFQTGRRYQQWHKNVIAVGLASGFLEPLESTSIHLIQSAVVRLVHLFPHQGITTDIVDEYNKQSKVEFEQIRDFLILHYHVTERTDSQFWRDMRAMEIPDSLRHKIALFQENGRLFRDQNDLFLENSWLQVMVGQGIIPKDYHPTANSMSLEYIEETLKKIKAIKADPVSKLPSHDEFLAHYCKLGK
- a CDS encoding TonB-dependent receptor; its protein translation is MLKFKPSKVTLAMVSGGLMATSLPVLAQNADEQAAEQEVEIIEVRGIRGSLQRAQAIKMSEKSIVEVLSAEDIGKLPDTSIAESLSRLPGVTGERRNGRTSGLSVRGFNENFVATSLNGRELLGMGDNRGVEFDLYPTEIVSNIVVYKSPEAGLLNQGIGGTIDLQTVSPLNTTERTLAFNASYEENGDEAANPDFDNNGHRLSFNYVDKFMDDTLGLALVIASQETPRQEEQFRAWGDGNYATDPDGNFIIGGHDSFVRSAMLERDSIAAVVEYAPTDDLKIQFDALYIDFEENDVKRGLEEGLIWGGVNYTSTNVEDGFVTSGFYDGFHSVVRNDGLSQEAELTTFGLNIEYAINDDWTLVADFSTGEVDKDIIDVESYSGVGRAGTDGRPTPARSWQQTSSGIFFSPHPTLSDVDYTDENLIRLAGPQAWGAPVIGADAQDGFINRPTFEEELDAIRLEVNGVLEYGIVSGLTAGVAYADRKKEKINEGDYLTAPTYPGDGPIPDVLGVADLSFLGLGGVLAYDSVGLYRSGYYTETPASLVQTDRLGDTYTVNEEQTTVYVKVDLDADFGGVYMTGNFGLQYVDVDQESFGFSTVENAQGFVEATPVSGGDSYGDLLPTLNLSFEVAENQFVRTAMAKVLTRPRIDDMRPNARATFAYNDNQINSADPSNGPWSGNSGNPLLKPYEANQFDLSYENYYADDGYFAATFFYKELTNWHRSTSILTDFTPVYIPSLHQDSNGNAPATLNGFVDANIDGFEGFVRGYEFQASLPLRLVADALDGFGIVASATYLDGELDENEEAGVPAGRVPGLSEESYSFTAYYENNGWEVRISGTKRDEFVTETRGTSLALTEVARQGAELWDAQIGYDFDASGIESLKGLRITLQGQNLTDEDDVEVNLDDPRLVVRHQSFGRNFILGLNYRF
- a CDS encoding tryptophan halogenase family protein; the protein is MNKPFNIVILGGGTAGWMAANLFAKRWGNKVKVTLVESPDVGIIGVGEGSTPSLKRFFEILGIEEHQWMARCQATYKLNIRFNDWSPASGITSYSHPFPAQVDTFTKRAFMVNAQTRRMGLDTHIQPEDFLLNGVLARQGKGPKVGAHFPFKMEYGYHFNSALLGEFLAEFAQGLGVDYQQAHIADITRLENGNINSLVTDQGEAISADFFVDCTGFAGLLMEKTLGVGFNSYKENLFNDAAVVLQTPYSPEQAAQIPVETESTALSAGWCWKIPLTERFGNGYVYSQDFISAEQAEQEFRQHLGVLDDNVEVRHLKMKVGQLNQHWSHNCLALGLSQGFIEPLEATALHLVQVSIELFMQKLEAGHFSAQYQAEYNELVSERFERVRDYIVAHYKLNTRNDSEYWRANRDNMKLSDSLKEILHVWYSRGDIAKEIARKNISSHFDEISWHCLLAGYGAFPLLHPNQPGKGDLYQEKDIQAFLAGCALNFDRHNTNLSM